The Cucumis melo cultivar AY chromosome 9, USDA_Cmelo_AY_1.0, whole genome shotgun sequence genome includes the window tttgagagataaaaaaaaaaaaaaaaaaaaaattaattaagcaACCAACCTGGTTTCTCAGTGCTTCAATCTCTTCAGACATGAACTTCATCTACATATATGAATGAGGATGAAgggttaattagttaattaattgttaatgtaagaagtttttatattttgataatGATTTAATGGGGGAATTTAATTACCTTTGTAGAACGCACTTGACAAATCCAAATCTCAAGTTGCTTCTCAAACATATCAAGCTCATCCAATCTCATTATTCCTtcccctcctcctcctcccAAAGCATTCCTaattacatacatacatacatttgtttctttttgaatGAATTCTTAATATTGATTTTAGCTTTGTCGTATGTACAAtgtaacatatatatatatatatacgtagGTCCGAGTTGCAcattaattatttcaaaaatataaaattatgtATTTAACCTGAGACCCTTTAGGACTTCAATTTCTTGTTTCAGCCTGATGATCTCCTCTTTTGCTTCCTACAtatataaaaccaaaaacatgAATGGAATGTATCTATATTTTTGTTCgttaaagaaaaacatacaaaaacctaaaataaattaaaattgtcATGAGATTCTCGGATAATTATTtagatatacatatatatatattttaaaatgtactTATCAACCTTCTTAATTTGTGTTTTATGTGTACTTCTAAAAGTATTTCCAAAATTAAACTAAGTTTTGATGAACAAATGCCTACCCTATTTGGGTCTGGtctttgtattttctttttttgtctgcatacaaaacatatttttcaaaattcaaagtcaaactttagaaaaagtaaaaaacaaaaGGAGTAGTtacgttttaaaaaaaaaacttaaaaccaACAACTATAGAAATGTATGGATTTATAagtttttcaatattttgctattttttttaaaatacccctatatatatatatatatatatatatatatatatatatatatatatagtattatATTTTGTTTCCTTGATTCTCAAGTGGGGTTTTCgttaagttttgaaaaaatggTTTTAGGATTATTAAAATCAGAGATTATAGAAACAGTTAATTTAATTTCGTCTCAGAAACATAATATTTTACTTTTGATCACTATTTTTATCTGAACAGTCTGTTTTATTTAATTCCAATGGTCTGAATTTTCATTGATGGgaatacttatatatatatattatattatatatatagaattgAAGTAGGCATCAGATTCAGCATATCACTTAGTAAacaaatttacttaaaaaacTAAGGACTTTGTGTTGGGGGAGAAgatgcctttcttttctttatttaacttgtattcttattttaattttgattaagaaatttaaaagaattatatataatataggagtaattaaattaagtataaaattttaatgaaaataataataataataataataataataataataataataataataataataataatgatgatgatgatgatgatggttcTTATCCAtagattaaaaaagaaaaaaaaacaaaaaaacaattaaCCCTATTTGTCACATCCAaattaaaagagagagagagagagagagagtaccGAAGTTTGGTGATGAATTGGTGGGTCTGGTGGCTGATTCCCATTGGTGTGCTTCATGTACCTTTCAATAAGCCCTTGCATGGTTCTATATCCTCCAACATGAAATCAAACCAATACTCATAAAGAATATTTAcacatttctttctttctttctttattattctACACACCACCAAaattcctcctttttttttttttttcttaaacaaataTCATTCGTTAAATAATGTGATATTCATGGTTTTAATATTAACCCTCTTGATCTTGTGAAAAAGTGTGTATCGGATTTCCTTTACTTTTCTTGTTGAGTTATGTGTCATTGACATATGCATCCAATTAAATTGGCTCTTTTCGTAATAATTTGGTGCATTTTAAATTGTAACCAATTTGATTATACGGTAAagttgtatttttttttgtttgaaaaaattTATATGGTAAAGTTATTATGTAAcaaactttttatatatatatatatatacactttatGTGCAAAGAAATAAGTGGACTACGTACCTAGGATTTAGACATTCACTAGCTACTACGACATATAACATAGTATTTGAAGTTATTAGAATATGttatttgagtctccaacaaatGAGTATGTAAGATAGGTACTCTATAATTGTATAGAAGAGAAGCAGAAGGTGTGTGTTGTAATATAGCAGAAGGGTAAGTAGAATGATTGatagaaagaggaaaagagagaTGAATAAGGAAGGGGCCGGGGAGGAGGGAAGGGAAGGGGTTTATATGATATTATACGTACCCTTTAGTGGCGAGTTCATAGAGCTTTCCATGAGCGGAGAAAATGAAGAGTCCAATTTCAGCATCGCAAAGCACAGAGAGCTCCTTAGCCTTCTTGAGGAGCCCAGCTCGACGCTTGCAGAAAGTAACTTGTCTATGCACTGGATTCTCAATCCTTTTCATTTGAACTTTCCCACGAGCCATAgttacaataataattattgttcTTAGACCTTAATAATCCTTCCAATTAATTAGTACACACACAACCTTCCACTAGTTTGAACTAGCTTCAGGTCGCTGCAAATAATAATACTATCCCTTCTTCACTAAACAAAACCAACCCTTTATAGCTCATTACACCACAACTCTAAACCCTTTATATACTTCCCTTCCTCCTACCTCcattctctttctctttctctttctctttctctttctctttccctttccctttctctctctctttctctttacTTACAAAGAATATAAATTTGGTCggttatttcatttctttatttattatatatattactaAGCTTTCCGATCTACACACCCTTTATCCATCACTACCACTACCacccttttatttattttattcaattatATGATTAACCCTTACTCATCTTTTTCTTTGAATCTCtaaactttctttctttttcttctctctctccccACTACAATAATATCAATGACGCCTCACATTCTCCCCATTGTTTATTGTTTATTGtttattgttatatatatatatatatatatatcgttGCTCTTAGCTCGTAATATATAATCCAAAAAACCCATCTTCCCATTATTTCgattgttaaataattaaacaaatttTCTCTTCTACAATTCTAATCAGTTATATTCGTTCTCtaactttcaaattttaaactaCGTACACTTGTATTGGGATGTGAAGCTTATGTTAATAAGTGTAATAAGTGTACTGTGTTACACGGGAGTACTGAGAATTATTTCATGAATTAACAATCAATTTAATTTCTTTCAGAAAATAGCTTAGAGACATATATCAGGCAATTAATATATTAAGAAGGCAACATATATGTAAGACATAAACAAGGAAAATATTTTCTGATATAGGAATGGAATAGCATGTGCTTCAAGGACAAGATGTAGAACAACACACAAATGATTATAAAACAATTtgcttttaagaaaaaataaaacatatattagtGCACTAAAACCATTTGATCGATCATGGTGTATTTTATTAGATTAATGGTCTTTGTGATCGTGATCTACTACAacatagtctatagtatagaccacgtctaataatgttagtcaaagtttatattatatagacAACAACCTAAACACAAACACAAGTGCTCCTTGTAACGCTACATATAGCTCTAAGCCAAGTATTTTGAATTAGAATTCAACAAACTTTCCTTGACTCTGCTTATGAAAAGTGAAGATTATTTTTGTCATAAACTACAACACTAGTTCTTCTCTATAGCCTGCTTTTCCCTCATGGCTCACATCCATGCTTCCTATTAAACTTCTACGAGAGCTCTAATATCGTAGTAAATAACGTGGAGTTGTTATCTTAAAACCaattaaaaacttaaaagaagaacatatttattttacaagaAGTATGAAGTCTCTTGATTATTCTAATGTGAGACGATTTTGGTCAACAATATTCAAGAAATCTAAGAGATATCTAACCATATTCAAAAGAAACGTTATATGCCAATTTAGTTGAGATATTCTAATATACATGTTGTGATGTgcgttaaaagaaaagaaaagcccAAACACTAAAAAGATAACTTTTCTATTACTCATGAACTAATAAGCAGAGAGAACAAGGAACTGAAATCTATGAGCTGTGTGTTACTATTTCCCTCGGCCCAGCTTTTGACAGACATTATTTGGATAATCTTAATGTAGATATGTTGGCACAAGAAGTGCAATCatagttttttcttttgcaaaCTTTAAGAATATATAAAGCTGTGTAAGAATTGAAGCAATCAAAATCGTAGCATTGAATACTCTTTCAACACAccatttcttttataaatatataaatatataatatatatatatatgttaggAGAGTggtctttttatttattaatgttGGAACTTTTTATTCCCAATAACAAAAATGAGGACAATAATTAAGGGAGATTGCAATAAATTAAATACAAGTTGAGGGCATGGGGAAGTAAAAGTATAATATTCTCATTTAAAAACAACACTTTATTAATTAGAATTTAGAATTAGAAGGGCATATTAGCAATGAGTGGGGATCAAAGGGATCAGATATGCAAAGAAGGGAAGCATGGCTACAAAAACAGCcctaaattaattttaataataaccCAATAGAAACTGAGCATGATGATgagttatttgttttaattGTGTGTTTCAACTTTTCTcccttttttaactttttccaAATTTCTTGGTTCTCACGCTTTCTGCTACTTTTGAGACTcttatgattataatttattcaACTTTTTACACATTCTACCTCTTCTCTCTtttgctgctgctgctgctgcatGCTTATACCTCCAAATATTTCTTCTTAAATGTACCTCACATTTTtctaatactaataataatttCATGTCACTATATGTATTTCAGCAATGAAGTGTCAAAGGAGTTTGACGTGCCACAAAATTATATTCAGTACAGTTTCGAACTTAAATTGAAGTATGCATGCATGAATTGATCATATATATGATCCAATAAGATCacattataatttaaataatgttCATCGTGTGGCCAAGGATTTGCATACTTTAATTGACACAAAGATCTTATTGTTGATCTCAAACGTGAGAGTTCGATTcctctaaaaaaagaaaaaggaaaggtaAAATTGGTAAAGGGTTTGTTAAgtgataaaatataataataataatggtgtAGAGGTAGACTCACATAAAACTATTGCATACAATAACCTCTCTTCTCTTAATTTCCAACTCTCACAATTTAAAATTATGATTAGTTAATTGTTTATCACCTTAGTGAAAGCAAAATTTAGAATCATCCAAAGTTCAAATACTTCAAGTTTTTTTATATGTTATATGCTTTTCGGGCGTGTGGTTCAAGATAATTGTGTTGACTTAGTTGAGATGTTCGATGTATATGCTTTTGACatgtttttgttaaaaaaaaaagttaaataaatgaTAGTAATACaatcttcttttttaatctTCTTGTCGTATCTCTATCTCAAAACCCAAAAGAACAATACATGAAAGGGgctagagagagagagaaaaaaaaggattAAAGAGAAGCTCGCAAAAAATCAAGTAGAATGAATAATTACAATAAAACGACGATAATATTAGGAGCTATTGTAAGGTATATTTGAATTGCATCTTCaagtgattaaaaaaaaaattcatgtgTTTGGCAACCCTTTAAAATAGATTTTGAAGAATAAAATTTGAGTACAAGGGTCAATCTCCCTAACTTTTGTCGATCGTTTTTGGTGTTTGTTGTTGGCTTACTTTGTCGACCATTTTTGGTGACTGTTGTCGGTCATCTTTCGTCAACCATTTTTTCGTGGCCGTTATCAGCCAACAACTGCCAACAATCGCTTTCAATGTGCATTGTTGATTGATTTTCTACTATCTTTGTTGCCAacctcttattattattttatagtGACCGTCCCCGACCAAGATGATTGTTATTGAACTCCTATCAAAATCTCCAAAAACAAATCCTTTTATATAAGAGTACTAAGGGGTGTCCACAAAGtaataatgttaaaaaaaacaatatataaaaCTATCAATTAAACATATGTGTGTTTTCTTCTTAACgagtttttagaaaaaaaaatgtccaaatGAAAATGCATTTTGTGATTATTCCTTTGgaaatttatataaatgtaacaaaacaccgaactatttacggtccgtataacaaaggtttagtcattttttaaatattccaggtttgtccttccatcctTCTTTTGCGATTCGTTTGTCTTCTTCCTGCtatttcttttatcgtcttcctcctccgattttgtctttcttctttcctaatttttttttccaatttctttccatatctttcttatttttcaattctttatttacgtcgtttaatctttccattgcatttcttcttttcttcttcttcttttttttttatgttgtgtacaaaaatagcaaaatctaaaagattgtgtataaagaatcttaaaaaaaaaatcatttagattggagtagccaaatgtaaactattgtgtaaaaaaatatacaattgtataccaaaagaattaaaacaTCGTGTACTgaatttcgaaaaaaaaaatcatttagatttggatctccatcgtgtaatcaaatttaaacataaccaaattaaacgatcttgtaacaaaattaaacaatgaagaaattgaaaagataaactgtgtagtcatatctaaacgatcgcgtatcaaacaataaccaaatctaaacgattgcaaatatattatgcataCGTTATTGACGGGACagttttggtattttacacggtgagcCTCTGGAATTTTTCcgctttttaatatttttgaaaagactcctatatacatatgtatgtgggtatatatgtatgtatgtacatACAAAGGTAATTAAGTtgtatgatttaattaaatgaataaaaatggGGAAGAATCTTAAGTTGGAAGCTAAGGGAAGAATATGTTGTCAAATCACACGGTTGCAATTATAATGGAGGCCGCCCTAAAAGAGATCCGATGAACATTGATTCAAAATGCCATTGGCTGTATGAGGATGCTCCATTCCTTTATTTCCCATATGGACTAAATCCCCTTTCTAATTATTTACAATCTATTTTTCTTCCTATTGATCATTAGGTGTAAAAGCTTAAGATTCCCTAATTAATTTAAAACCCCTTAATTAATAAGCATTTCTTTAGGGTTTGATGATGGATTCTttttggattttctttttcttttttcatttgaaacCAAAGGTGAAGCCAAAGGGTTTTTCATCTTTCCTTGAAAGCTTCCCATGATCATCTCTTTATTAATCCAAACATACCATAGAATATCTACACAACTATAAGTCTAAATCAGGCCCACTGGACACTTTAATTTtacctataaaataaaacagaTCAAGTAAATAGATGTAAAATGCTATTTATTTATTCCACATCATATTAAATACTTTAATGGAATGTCTTATATACTTTTATGAGTTTGATAAAATTGAATACTACTCTGCTAGTATCATAAATCTATGGATCCATCTAATTTGAAGTTGGCCAAACTCCCCATTCAGTGACCAAATCAAAGTGAACCAACAacattttccttaaaaaaaaaatagcaacaCCACTTAGTACAGTTCACTTTATCCTCATTTAATGCCATATTTTGGTTTAGGATCGTTGAAGGCTTTTGAGCTCCATTATTCCTATGATATGCAGTTCGCAACACCCATATGCCATttaccattaatattaatattgttgGTTATAGTGAAATAATGTGTGCAACGCCCTAAGCAAGTAAAACATTATTAGTGGATATTAAACTTTCAGATCTTCTCTCTTGAGAGAACTAATTAGGAAATCAAGTTAGtacataatatataattaagctgctacatattattataaaatatgtGACAGAAGTTTTATGCTATCATAGATATATTAATGAGCTAGAATGTCTCTATTGGTATGTGAAATccattaaatttttaaaaagatttagGTTACGATAACTATATTGCCGATGATATTGTTTTtacaaaggaaaaagaaaagaattattATTTGTAGGTAATGGAGAAGGTTTTAAAAGCAAGCTAAGGAAATTTCCATTCCCatatacattatatatatatatatatatatatatatagagtaTAGTTCATTATAATTAAAGAATGTTTTAGTAGTTCCttaaattaaaatgaatatattttgataaaaatgcatgcatgcatgcatGCTTCTGCTAATTTAATACTGATTAGTTTTTGTGTGGTGCAAATTATGTAAACAATATTGTTGCTGTGTTTTAGCTGTTTGAAATGCCCACAATATTGTTGCAAATTAGGCCACCTTAATGAAGGATGATCTGTGAAATTGTTGAATGAAAAATAACGTCATTACTATCTCCCATCGAAACAAAGTTTCTATATGTACTGAGGTATGTCATGCCGATTAAGGTAAAAGTTGTAGATCTGCCAgcatgttttctttttttctttgacaaAATGCATTATGACTTATGGTCTATATATTAGAAGCGGATCATTCTCTCAAGTTTTCACGATGTTTCTCTCAGTTGTTCTTAATAAAACAATCcctattttctttgttttaatGAGACATGCAACTAATACAAATCTAGAacaattttcttcattaattatcaaataaaagaataatgttTTCAAGTTTTTAGATTTAGTTGTAAACGAACTCATCTACCATTTTGGAATCGAGTCACTTTTCTATTGCATGTCTTTTCAAGCTTAATTATTCCAATTCATACTTCTTGTTCTAAAGCTTCCAATAATTCTATGGAATATTATACACATATAATTCTCAAAATATTGTACATATTATCAGACAACGCACTCAGAACAATTTCATGGCATAAAATATCAACAGTAGTTTTAGTACTTTACATGGTTGGGGTCAGAAGTGGTATTTTCactaatttttttctctcttttctagCAGAAGAAATTACATTATAAACACCTGTGGTAGTGAGCCAAAATTTCATCTATTGCTGGCAGCAATTGAAATATTTTTCTTGTGTCCGCTTGATTTTGATCAGGCTTAAAAGAAGAAGTATATTTTGACATGGACACAACAAACAAAAGTAGAATTCCACGTTTTCTTTTTATGGGTGTTGGAAAAATGATATTGCTTTTTCTAAACCAAACAAATCAACAACCAAAAGTTAATCAGTAAGAAGGTCTTTGTCACTCCAATACTGATCTCAAGATACAATTCTACAAGAACACCAAAATTATCTTACTAATTTCCGTTGCACTTTTATGCACACATGCAAAAGGGTCATTTGGAATCAACTTTTTTGAAAACCAAAGCTTATGTGTGAACAAGGATTCGGTAAAGTGAATAAAGGGcgaataaaaaaaaagaaaaaaaaaatggtagaGTAAACGATGCACATATAAACTGATGTCACCAAACTTAAAAATTTCCTTAAAAAAAGGGAGATCAGAAGACCGAAACTTCTTCTCaccatttatttaatttattcaaCAAGTTGCATTATATTTTAGAGAGTATAGATATGAGTATATAGTCACACTTGAAATTTGGTCTGTGATTGGGAGTGTCTCTCTTGTCCAATCAATGTTGATATGTGCTTTGACCATTTTTAGACGAAAAGACAAGAAGAATCGCATTGCGACCTTTGATTAGGCAAAGTTATATTGAAAGAATGAGATGTGGGCTGACCAAACATTCACTAACTCTTAATTTGTTCATTATACTATGGTTTTGCtgttctctttttcttttttaaattttattttagtagttttcaccttttaaaataaattttaatgtGACAAGCgataaatggaaaaaaaaaaaaaagtatatttatCCACATTTTCataagataagaaaaaaaaaatccgttAAGGAACAAAGATGAAAAGATCAAGTTATTGGTCAAACAGCATTAAAAAAGAAGGTTTAGTTTTGTGATGATGTGAGAATGTATAGAGCCCAAAAGTTTCATTTATGCACAAAATTAATAAACTTTTTGGAAAGATAGAGTAGCCTACCTATTCTGTAGCCACTCCTAAATGTTTTGGAATATAAATGAGTGTATCAATTCTTTTATAATATCCTTTTAACTAGCTTTCTTTGGACTTTGGAGTCTGAGTTTACTCAATTAgaattctattttctttttctttaaatatgaGTGTAGTACTAAAGTCCAAaaagtgttttttcttttttctttgaataAAATGTTGAAATTTTACCACGACCAAATCATTTCTCTAACGTGTGTATGATTTCATTTTCATAACTCAAACCTTTGTTCTTGTATCAATCTTTTGTTTGGAAACAGATGTTTCGATTTTTATCTTTCGCGATCCCAAATTAACTTCTAAACAAACAACCATGGCCAGCTCCTAAAATTATTAGTTAAGAACTTAATTAAACTTGGCGTTGGATTAACTAGAAGCAATAATGTTCCataaaaaatctcaaatttgatATGCCGAGACAATTAGCCATTTGGATATATAGCCTAAATCTACTAACCAATTTCATTATTAATTTAATCGGTCTTATGCAATGTTGTAAATTGGACTATTCAAAACAAACGTACTGATAAAGAATTAGTACGCAAGCATGTTTCAATTTGAGCTACTTGATATAGGTAAAACCTATAGCTGGCTATCACCAACTAGGGGTAAATCCTTAGTGTATCACGTGATTAAATCAAACCTAACATACCATAGAGCACGTAAATGAAAACGAGACAAAAAGCACAAACACAATTCAAGAAgagattaaaaaattaaactcaTTTCTCACAACAAATAAAAGAGTTTATCCCTAAGCTAGCAAACTTACGTCAACCACTAATGAAGGTCCAAGGTAGACAGTATTGTCCCAAATGTccaaaaacaagaaaacataGAGAAAATAGAAATAAGTCGAGAGAGAGAAATCTGAAATTGACCAATACTCCCtgacataaaaaagaaaaaaaccacaTATTAGACGAATAGTTTTGCAAAGAAGCGCTCCAACGTGAAGAAAACCCGAGCATGGACACATGATTCTGCAGCGTTGTGTGTTGTTTGAGTTACTGCATTGTGCGCTTTTTACTCTTTCTTTCATCCGCTCCAACAATCGTACATAATGTGATTCACTTAACtacattataatttaatttaaagttttttaTACTTTCACTAGTTGTTAGAAATTTTTATCTAGCTTGCATAAAACTTTTTCAGCTAGTCGCCTAATTTGGTAACTTATATAGAAATTTTcctgaaaaagaaaatgtacgCATTGTACAGTCACGACAAGAAAGAATATAATTGATTATCATACAAACAATTCAAATATCGAAGAAGAATTGATGGGGGCATGAAATTGAATGAATATACGACGCTGCATCTAGTTGGTAGACTAAAGTACACTAAACATGGTTTCTTGCTACAAAGTCTGGTATAAATCTAAGACTTCAAACTTTTGCTTTCTTTGTGCCTGTATTTGAAGCTTCCCCTTTACGCTTTATCCCCAAGAAATGCTCAACCTGAAAATAAAATGACCAACTTATATTTAATTAACATGACAAGAAATAATTGAAATGAAAgtcctgaaaaaaaaaaaacaaaacaaaacaaaacaaaacaaatactGATACAAAGGAAGTGATTTCAGTTTGGTATGCCGAAAAGGTTAAAAATGATACATTCTTAGTAACAAAAGGCAATAGAAAACTTGAACGACTATGCTTAGAGTGTGTTGAAATGAGATTCAGATACTATGGAATGTAGGCTATGTAGCGTCTACTTTTCAGCATGTAACAATGTTATACTATAATCTACACCAATTTAAGAATGGAACATATATTATATCTTCTCAAACTGGAAAAAGAATTGCGTAAAGTTGAAATCCATTAGATTTTTTGAAACCATTCGATATCAAAatgggaaaaaaaataaaaaaacattggCATAAATCTAAATccactattttttttctttgcagcaAAACCATGGCAGGAAGGGGTGAGTAAATACGAGAATCTTTGGCGGCAGcctgaaaatataaaaaagaatgaaatgCTTGTGTTTCGATTAGATTACACAAAAATGGGAATGTGAAACAGGGTACGTGAGAGGAGGTAGTTGTTGAAGTTGCAAGCATGGATAGAGAAGCAAGCAACTAACAAACTTGCCTAATATAAGAATAATTGATACTGGCAAGAAATTAGGCTCTAAATGTGTTGGAAACCTCCCGTATTAAATATGTTTCTAACTTATAAATAGCTAACAAATCTAGAGAATTTCTTCAGtaacataaatttaattaaataataaaaagatagtAAAAAGGATAATACAAGAATACTCACTTTTCTGTCACCAAGCATGGGTGTCAAGCCACCTGGGAGATCCTTTTCAACTGTAGCAAAACCACTTCTTGGATCGCTTGTTTGGCTAGAAACATGGAAGAAATAACAAAACGGTTATAAACTGAATGGGTAAAAACCAAAACACAAGGAAAAATACATGTTCAAACGAAGCCAAGCATACCCAGGTTTAACGTGGCCGCTGAGAACAAGATAAGGGGTCTTTAGTTGTGCTTGAGCTTCCCTCATTCTCTCCACTGATAAGGAAGGGGTATCGGCATTTTTCATCTGCTTCAACTTCAACTCTTCTTGGTATTGTTTCATGCGCTTTTCTTGCTTCATTTTTCCAGGTCCCTTCCCATGGAACTTGTGAGAGAGTTGACGAAATGACTCCTTTGGAGTCATCTGGTGCAGTAAAAAGGCACAAATGAGAATAGAAATCTCCTTGGTTGTAAACATAGGAATATTGTCACATTCTGCACCCGCCCATGGAAAAGATAGACTAGAAACAGTAATCAAACCCCATTGGGATGGGAGAAGATAAAGGTTTAACAAATATAGGCAAAAGCCCTACCCAGTCACCGTAAAGATAAACAAATACATTTCCCTAACTGTTATTCTAGGCATTTAAAAACATATCGGTctatttgaagtttttaacttGGCACACAACTCCTTATTATGCTACCTTTAAAAATCTTGTTCTAGGTCTGTCACAAAACACATTGTCAACTTAAAATCATCATCTGTCAATCACCTGGCATACATCTGTCAAATTTACACTACTCTTGCTAT containing:
- the LOC103498765 gene encoding agamous-like MADS-box protein AGL12, coding for MARGKVQMKRIENPVHRQVTFCKRRAGLLKKAKELSVLCDAEIGLFIFSAHGKLYELATKGTMQGLIERYMKHTNGNQPPDPPIHHQTSEAKEEIIRLKQEIEVLKGLRNALGGGGGEGIMRLDELDMFEKQLEIWICQVRSTKMKFMSEEIEALRNQEFILKAANKYLHDKMEENISNTTNMEPVNITNCQYPLTIQDELFQLCT